The following are encoded in a window of Roseimaritima ulvae genomic DNA:
- a CDS encoding prenyltransferase/squalene oxidase repeat-containing protein yields the protein MPYLQDLTFRLAAGALELPDELRQRHANWLLKQQNPDGGFGGREGGSDPYYTGFALRALMILDALEEPQAIAAANFLRSRLDQEESVIDLISLVFGAAVLQLIADIDVLADADPQWPQNLSTLLESLRRDDGGYAKSREGRAGSTYQTFLTSLCYELIGIPLPDPGRAVDFLKRHEHPEGGFLEIRVGKRAGVNPTAAAIGALQTFDALTPDIAARTADFLADMQSDEGGLTANTRIPLADLLSSCTGMITLTDLQAAERVSRPRIRSYAMQMQRETGGFAGFAMDPSEDVEYTFYGLATLALTHL from the coding sequence GTGCCGTACCTGCAAGACTTGACCTTTCGCCTGGCCGCCGGCGCGCTGGAGTTGCCCGACGAGCTCCGCCAGCGCCACGCTAACTGGCTGCTGAAACAACAAAACCCCGACGGTGGCTTCGGAGGTCGCGAAGGCGGCAGCGATCCGTATTACACCGGTTTCGCCCTGCGGGCCCTGATGATCCTGGACGCCTTGGAAGAACCGCAAGCCATCGCGGCGGCCAACTTCCTGCGTTCCCGACTGGACCAGGAAGAGAGCGTCATCGACCTGATCTCGCTGGTCTTTGGCGCCGCCGTGCTGCAATTGATCGCCGACATCGACGTGCTGGCCGACGCCGACCCGCAGTGGCCGCAAAACCTCTCGACGTTGCTCGAATCGCTGCGTCGTGACGACGGTGGCTACGCCAAAAGCCGCGAAGGCCGAGCCGGCAGCACCTACCAAACCTTCCTCACCTCGCTGTGCTATGAATTGATCGGTATCCCGCTGCCGGATCCAGGCCGCGCGGTTGATTTTCTGAAACGGCACGAACACCCCGAAGGCGGGTTCCTGGAAATTCGTGTGGGCAAACGAGCCGGGGTGAACCCCACCGCAGCGGCCATCGGCGCACTGCAAACCTTCGACGCTCTAACCCCCGACATCGCCGCCCGCACGGCCGACTTCTTGGCCGACATGCAGTCCGACGAAGGTGGCCTGACCGCCAATACCCGGATCCCGCTGGCCGACCTGCTGAGCAGCTGCACGGGAATGATTACCCTGACCGACCTACAAGCCGCCGAGCGGGTTTCGCGACCACGAATCCGCAGTTACGCGATGCAGATGCAACGCGAAACCGGTGGCTTCGCCGGCTTTGCCATGGACCCCAGCGAAGACGTCGAATACACGTTCTACGGCTTAGCCACCCTGGCCCTAACACACCTCTAG
- a CDS encoding zinc ribbon domain-containing protein yields the protein MLWFGKRAAKPPPAAKVPCPHCGAPVAQHAAVCRACGYDWDEYVERYDDDAEDDFDYDAFVESEFSESSVSLSLKPWQRAVVVLLVLGFALTLLGPWLF from the coding sequence ATGCTTTGGTTTGGCAAACGAGCGGCGAAACCACCGCCCGCCGCGAAGGTCCCCTGCCCGCACTGTGGGGCTCCGGTCGCCCAGCACGCGGCGGTCTGCCGAGCCTGCGGGTACGACTGGGACGAGTACGTCGAGCGCTACGACGACGATGCGGAGGACGATTTCGATTATGACGCTTTTGTCGAATCCGAATTCTCCGAAAGCTCGGTCAGCTTGAGCCTAAAACCCTGGCAGCGAGCCGTGGTAGTGCTGCTGGTACTGGGCTTCGCCCTCACCCTGCTGGGCCCCTGGTTGTTTTGA
- a CDS encoding metal-sulfur cluster assembly factor has protein sequence MALCEDQVRESLKQVIDPELYVNIVDLGLIYTVDIEEPNEEGLHDVVVEMTMTSPMCPAGPQLVAGAKGAVEGLDEVGEAEIKVVMEPPWSQDMMSDDARDQLNIF, from the coding sequence ATGGCCCTCTGCGAAGACCAAGTACGCGAATCGTTGAAACAAGTGATCGATCCCGAACTGTACGTCAACATCGTCGACCTGGGATTGATTTACACCGTCGATATTGAAGAGCCCAATGAAGAAGGTTTGCACGACGTGGTGGTCGAGATGACCATGACCAGCCCGATGTGCCCGGCCGGACCGCAACTGGTTGCCGGCGCCAAAGGGGCCGTCGAAGGACTGGATGAGGTGGGCGAAGCGGAAATCAAAGTGGTCATGGAACCACCATGGTCACAGGACATGATGTCCGATGACGCTCGCGATCAACTCAACATCTTTTAG
- a CDS encoding ComF family protein: protein MPLPLEAGNSSAGNSTAGGARCVHCKKLALRFSRTFALGLYQGVLQEAVILAKQATRRVVASTLASLAAETHREALGALNCELVSPIPSHWRRRVVRRGTPAQVLAETFAAELNLPVCKSLRRIRSTRKQGMLSPEERRKNVDGSFAVNTGYVFRSAAFSPRGKHVLLVDDVLTTGATGNAAATALLQAGASEVTMAVIARATG from the coding sequence ATGCCTTTGCCGCTCGAAGCCGGCAATTCATCTGCTGGCAATTCAACCGCCGGCGGGGCGCGTTGTGTGCACTGCAAAAAACTCGCCCTGCGTTTTTCTCGCACTTTTGCCCTTGGATTGTACCAGGGTGTGTTGCAGGAAGCGGTGATTCTGGCCAAGCAAGCGACTCGCCGGGTGGTCGCCAGTACATTGGCATCGTTGGCGGCCGAGACGCATCGCGAGGCGTTGGGGGCGTTGAACTGCGAGCTGGTCAGCCCGATCCCCTCTCATTGGCGGCGGCGGGTTGTCCGCCGGGGCACGCCGGCCCAGGTTTTGGCGGAAACCTTTGCGGCCGAGTTGAATTTGCCGGTCTGCAAATCGCTGCGGCGTATTCGCAGCACGCGTAAACAGGGTATGCTGTCGCCTGAAGAACGCCGAAAAAATGTGGATGGTTCCTTCGCGGTAAATACGGGCTATGTTTTCCGGTCCGCGGCCTTTTCACCACGCGGCAAACACGTATTGTTGGTAGACGATGTGCTGACAACCGGCGCAACCGGTAATGCCGCTGCCACCGCACTGCTTCAGGCGGGCGCCAGCGAGGTGACGATGGCGGTGATCGCCCGTGCCACCGGATGA
- a CDS encoding hydantoinase/oxoprolinase family protein gives MSESVSVARGDDDGDGQSPYVVGLDIGGANLKLADTRGVARDEPFPLWKSPQRLTARLRELLGECSADAPLAVTMTGELADCFDDAAHGVRFIAEAVLAAAPQSASIVFYGVDGRFANLAEVRHDPDRFAASNWHALAYYLAAQLVPDALLIDIGSTTCDIIPLQSGRVGTDSKSDFDRLVAGELLYLGIGRTPVCAVVDHLTFEGRNVPVMNELFATTGDCALMLGIEAEDFLDTDTDTADGKPRSRTAATARLARMIGLDRRRFTEQHAVGCSRQVLQAVQQRVAAAVAAAPTQQTWILSGHGQALLSDTAPAGVEVIDLRERLGESLSRVAPAYAVAQLQAQAWPL, from the coding sequence ATGAGTGAGTCTGTCAGCGTAGCTCGCGGCGATGATGACGGTGATGGTCAATCGCCGTACGTGGTCGGGCTGGACATCGGCGGCGCGAATCTAAAACTCGCCGATACCCGCGGCGTCGCCCGCGATGAACCTTTTCCACTGTGGAAGTCGCCTCAGCGGTTGACCGCACGGCTGCGCGAATTGCTTGGCGAGTGTTCCGCGGACGCTCCCTTGGCGGTGACCATGACCGGCGAGCTCGCCGACTGCTTTGACGATGCTGCTCACGGGGTCCGGTTTATCGCCGAAGCAGTGCTTGCCGCGGCTCCACAAAGTGCTTCCATCGTTTTTTATGGTGTCGATGGCCGCTTCGCCAACTTGGCGGAAGTCCGGCATGATCCCGATCGATTTGCCGCCTCTAACTGGCACGCACTGGCATATTATCTTGCCGCTCAACTAGTCCCCGATGCATTGTTGATCGATATTGGATCGACCACCTGTGACATCATCCCGTTGCAAAGCGGTCGCGTGGGGACTGATTCGAAAAGCGACTTCGACCGACTGGTTGCCGGCGAGCTGCTTTATCTGGGCATCGGTCGCACGCCGGTTTGCGCCGTTGTCGACCATCTGACATTCGAGGGACGCAACGTGCCGGTGATGAATGAACTGTTCGCCACCACGGGCGATTGTGCATTGATGTTGGGGATCGAAGCGGAAGACTTTTTGGATACGGATACGGACACGGCGGATGGCAAACCGCGCAGCCGAACTGCCGCGACGGCACGCTTGGCCCGCATGATCGGACTGGATCGGCGACGTTTTACCGAGCAGCACGCCGTAGGCTGCAGTCGCCAAGTGTTGCAAGCCGTGCAGCAGCGGGTCGCCGCAGCAGTTGCCGCAGCGCCAACGCAACAAACGTGGATCTTGAGCGGTCACGGGCAGGCTTTGCTGAGCGACACAGCGCCGGCGGGCGTCGAGGTGATCGACCTGCGAGAGAGGTTGGGCGAGTCCCTTAGCCGCGTCGCGCCGGCCTACGCCGTCGCGCAGCTGCAAGCCCAAGCGTGGCCCCTGTAG
- a CDS encoding sigma 54-interacting transcriptional regulator: MVAYLKVRSGPEAGRQYPLDPARPMHVGRGSNCEIVLSDPIASRFHAVVYFEDDRWQVRDTRSRNGMLVNGQKTDHAMLMDQSVVQVGGTELQLYAPSSDSIEENLMSQTIQLDRPMSDLTLVGADSHSLTAAMLKTETGHLMDLYQLSLSLLRSADPESVTKIAVELLSDRTGADVVGFLWDSGNGRLTPERVFPPGSSRNVRLSRQLTQRVVQDGEAIWIKERPEAMEGSTSNVQWSDAICVPMMSAETSVGVLHLYREQSRFQTADFEFAVAAGRLIAAALANVRKTRALQTEQKRLADRNAHSDELIGNSRPMIKLKEKIKRIGRASGSILVRGESGSGKELVARALHRASPRSERPLLSVNCAAIPRDLMESQLFGHRKGAFTGADSDHTGWFEQAHTGTLFLDEIGEMTLDGQAKLLRILEGHPFLPVGAVKEVNVDVRVVAATNRDLAEFVREKKFREDLYYRLSVFELIVPPLRDRGDDIGLLIDHFLDHFRKQHGRPNLLLDEGAREHLLRYPWPGNVRQLRNVIDSAVVMAEDPMIELEDLGLRDAGVSAIDTLRIDLWEKRLIRKAIKRADGSIPEAAKLLGISRATAYRKITEYDIDR; the protein is encoded by the coding sequence ATGGTCGCTTATTTGAAGGTTCGCAGCGGTCCCGAAGCGGGTAGACAATACCCGCTCGATCCTGCACGCCCTATGCATGTCGGACGCGGCAGCAATTGCGAGATTGTGCTGTCCGATCCGATCGCATCTCGCTTCCACGCGGTGGTCTATTTTGAGGACGATCGTTGGCAGGTTCGCGATACGCGCAGCCGCAACGGGATGCTGGTCAACGGACAGAAGACGGACCACGCCATGCTGATGGACCAATCGGTCGTGCAGGTCGGCGGCACGGAACTGCAACTGTACGCGCCATCGTCGGATTCGATCGAAGAAAATCTGATGTCGCAAACCATCCAGCTGGATCGACCGATGTCGGATCTGACGCTGGTCGGCGCCGACAGCCACTCGCTGACCGCCGCGATGCTGAAGACCGAAACCGGTCACCTGATGGACCTGTACCAGTTGAGCCTCAGCCTGCTGCGGAGTGCCGATCCCGAGTCGGTGACCAAAATCGCAGTGGAATTGCTGAGCGACCGGACGGGCGCCGATGTGGTGGGATTCCTATGGGACAGCGGCAACGGCCGGCTGACCCCCGAACGCGTGTTTCCCCCGGGCTCCTCGCGGAACGTCCGACTCAGCCGCCAATTGACCCAACGTGTGGTCCAGGACGGCGAAGCGATTTGGATCAAAGAACGACCCGAAGCGATGGAGGGGTCGACCTCCAACGTGCAGTGGTCCGACGCCATCTGCGTGCCCATGATGTCCGCGGAAACTTCGGTGGGCGTGCTGCACCTGTACCGCGAGCAGAGTCGCTTCCAAACGGCGGATTTTGAATTTGCCGTCGCCGCCGGACGCTTAATCGCTGCGGCACTGGCCAACGTTCGCAAGACCCGCGCCCTGCAGACGGAACAAAAACGACTGGCCGACCGCAACGCCCACAGCGACGAATTGATCGGCAACAGTCGCCCGATGATCAAGCTGAAGGAAAAGATCAAACGGATCGGACGCGCCAGCGGTTCGATTCTGGTTCGTGGCGAGAGCGGTTCGGGAAAAGAATTGGTGGCCCGCGCCCTGCACCGCGCCAGCCCGCGCAGCGAACGGCCGCTGTTAAGCGTTAACTGTGCGGCGATCCCTCGCGACCTGATGGAAAGCCAGCTGTTTGGTCATCGCAAGGGAGCGTTCACCGGGGCCGACAGCGACCATACGGGCTGGTTCGAACAAGCGCACACCGGCACGCTGTTCCTGGACGAAATCGGCGAGATGACGCTGGATGGGCAAGCTAAACTGCTGCGGATTCTGGAAGGCCATCCCTTCCTGCCCGTGGGCGCCGTCAAAGAGGTCAACGTGGATGTCCGCGTGGTCGCCGCCACCAATCGTGACCTGGCCGAATTCGTGCGGGAAAAAAAGTTCCGTGAAGATTTGTACTATCGGCTCAGCGTGTTTGAACTGATCGTGCCGCCGCTGCGCGATCGCGGCGACGACATCGGCCTGCTGATCGACCACTTCCTGGATCACTTCCGCAAACAACACGGCCGCCCTAATCTGCTGCTCGACGAAGGAGCCCGCGAGCACCTGCTGCGATACCCCTGGCCGGGCAACGTTCGCCAATTGCGGAACGTCATCGACAGCGCGGTCGTGATGGCCGAAGACCCCATGATTGAGTTGGAAGACCTGGGGCTTCGCGACGCCGGGGTCAGCGCGATCGATACGCTCCGGATCGATCTGTGGGAAAAACGCCTGATTCGCAAAGCCATCAAGCGAGCCGACGGCAGTATCCCCGAAGCCGCCAAGTTGCTGGGCATCAGTCGCGCCACGGCCTATCGCAAAATCACCGAATACGACATCGACCGCTAG
- a CDS encoding acylphosphatase: MSEKIRVKAIYNGTVQGVGFRATTAMLAENAGVTGTVRNLPDGSVELVAEGWPGDVDAYLDRIAEQLRHRIDTVDLRRGPATDEFDRFRIAY; encoded by the coding sequence ATGTCGGAAAAAATTCGCGTCAAAGCGATTTACAACGGAACCGTGCAGGGCGTAGGATTCCGCGCCACCACAGCAATGCTCGCTGAAAACGCCGGCGTCACGGGGACCGTTCGCAATTTGCCCGATGGCAGCGTCGAACTGGTCGCCGAGGGCTGGCCGGGCGATGTGGATGCCTATCTCGATCGGATCGCCGAACAGTTGCGGCACCGGATTGATACGGTGGACCTCCGACGAGGTCCGGCAACTGATGAATTCGATCGTTTCCGAATCGCGTACTAA
- a CDS encoding transposase, which translates to MSPKVFDRFVDKAPFAVMTRILAQDFIGSDLNRIFDDNRELQYDYIATFQAVAATVADVALNFSENFNQAYKEHKEELGVSRQSFYAKTRGIEPAVSEAMVAHSAERAAKMHDALGFEPWEVLPGYRCLSIDGNVLAKSDKRLKELREVKGAPMPGKIVARFDLQRQIFDRTYVLLDGHSQESKCCDRIVDDLVAKDVIIADRHYCVVSFMVKIAAASGFFVIRQHGRLKGVLLGKRKRIGRISTGVVYEQKMKLTAADDAMVVRRMTVELDQPTRDGDQVIHVLTNLPNDVLATDVAELYRHRWEVETAFNVLQMTLTCEHSGIGHPCAATFLFCSSVLAFNLRQTIFATLFSTHDEEDVEEVSHFHLSKNVSDKTEGMLIAITEDEWTELIPSTIKGVVTLLTRIASKIALADFRKSRRAPKKKKPHRSRNVASSHVSTAKLLGLT; encoded by the coding sequence ATGTCACCCAAGGTTTTTGATCGTTTCGTTGACAAGGCACCATTTGCTGTCATGACCAGGATCCTCGCACAAGATTTTATCGGGAGCGATCTGAATCGAATCTTTGATGACAATCGTGAGCTGCAGTACGACTACATTGCGACGTTTCAGGCAGTGGCAGCGACCGTCGCCGATGTAGCCCTCAATTTCAGCGAAAACTTTAACCAAGCGTATAAAGAACACAAAGAGGAACTTGGGGTAAGCCGGCAGTCCTTTTATGCCAAGACCAGAGGCATCGAGCCAGCGGTCAGCGAAGCCATGGTGGCACATTCCGCAGAGCGGGCGGCCAAAATGCATGATGCCTTGGGATTTGAACCCTGGGAGGTGCTGCCCGGTTATCGGTGCCTAAGCATTGATGGGAATGTGCTGGCGAAGTCTGACAAACGATTGAAAGAGCTCAGGGAAGTCAAAGGCGCTCCCATGCCCGGCAAGATCGTCGCGAGATTTGATTTGCAACGACAGATCTTTGATCGCACATACGTACTGCTTGACGGCCACTCGCAGGAGTCGAAGTGTTGCGACCGGATCGTCGATGATCTTGTTGCCAAGGATGTGATCATCGCCGATCGCCATTACTGCGTTGTTTCGTTTATGGTCAAGATCGCAGCAGCCAGTGGCTTCTTTGTGATTCGCCAACACGGGCGTTTGAAAGGCGTTTTATTGGGGAAACGTAAACGTATTGGTCGTATCAGCACCGGAGTAGTCTATGAACAAAAGATGAAACTCACTGCTGCGGATGACGCCATGGTGGTTCGTCGAATGACTGTCGAACTTGACCAACCGACCCGCGACGGTGACCAAGTGATTCACGTACTAACCAACCTCCCCAATGACGTCCTGGCTACGGATGTAGCTGAACTGTATCGCCATCGCTGGGAAGTAGAAACCGCGTTTAACGTGCTGCAGATGACACTCACTTGTGAGCACTCAGGGATCGGTCACCCTTGCGCAGCGACATTTCTATTCTGCTCGTCCGTCCTTGCGTTCAATTTGCGGCAAACGATCTTTGCCACTTTGTTTTCAACTCACGACGAAGAAGATGTTGAAGAAGTAAGCCACTTTCATCTTTCGAAGAACGTTTCCGATAAAACCGAAGGCATGCTCATTGCGATTACCGAAGACGAATGGACCGAACTAATTCCATCAACAATCAAAGGAGTTGTCACGTTGCTAACAAGGATCGCAAGCAAAATCGCCCTAGCTGACTTTCGCAAATCCAGACGTGCCCCAAAGAAGAAAAAGCCGCACCGATCAAGGAACGTTGCTTCATCGCACGTTTCTACGGCTAAACTACTTGGCTTGACATAA
- a CDS encoding DUF502 domain-containing protein yields the protein MLRGLGVVMPPLLTLVLFIWAWNAIESYILRPVEAGIRYTLVLALSESPTVPPADYVPVKKGDLSAGFQANGKTYVPDPTGRRYLPSEVVQYVNSNMERLGPYQAAPATANAYWHRYVELKYLPRYMVVPIFLIVFLVVLYFLGRLFTHGVGRWIMKVFDGFVSRLPVISNVYGSVKQVTDFVFSDRDIEFNRVVAVEYPRKGTWSIGFVTGNSMADIAAAANEPVLSVLMPTSPMPMTGFTITVRKSEAVDLDLTVDQAIQFVVSCGVVVPPSQQTGKQGRLQLDLPASPPAISDES from the coding sequence ATGTTGCGCGGTCTGGGCGTCGTGATGCCGCCCTTGCTGACCTTGGTGCTTTTTATCTGGGCGTGGAATGCCATCGAAAGTTACATTCTGCGGCCCGTCGAAGCGGGGATCCGCTACACCCTGGTGTTGGCGCTGAGCGAATCGCCGACGGTGCCGCCAGCCGATTACGTGCCGGTCAAGAAAGGCGACCTCTCGGCGGGCTTTCAGGCCAACGGCAAGACCTATGTGCCGGACCCCACGGGCAGACGCTATCTGCCCTCGGAAGTGGTGCAGTATGTCAACAGCAACATGGAACGACTGGGGCCGTATCAGGCTGCCCCGGCCACGGCCAATGCCTACTGGCACCGCTATGTCGAACTGAAATATCTGCCTCGCTACATGGTCGTGCCGATTTTTCTGATCGTGTTTTTGGTGGTTCTGTATTTTCTCGGGCGGCTGTTCACCCACGGCGTCGGTCGCTGGATCATGAAGGTCTTTGACGGCTTCGTTAGCCGCTTGCCCGTGATCAGCAACGTCTATGGATCGGTCAAACAGGTCACCGACTTTGTGTTCAGCGACCGCGATATCGAATTTAACCGAGTCGTGGCGGTGGAATACCCCCGCAAGGGCACCTGGTCGATCGGGTTTGTTACCGGTAACTCGATGGCCGATATCGCCGCGGCGGCCAACGAACCGGTGTTGAGCGTCCTGATGCCAACTTCGCCGATGCCGATGACCGGGTTTACGATCACGGTGCGAAAAAGCGAAGCGGTTGATCTGGATCTGACCGTCGACCAAGCCATCCAGTTTGTGGTCAGCTGCGGCGTGGTCGTGCCGCCCAGCCAACAGACGGGCAAACAGGGGCGGTTGCAATTGGACCTGCCCGCCAGCCCTCCAGCGATCAGCGACGAGAGCTAG
- a CDS encoding SpoIIE family protein phosphatase: protein MAFLSSRSEGTVGRYDLSDTAIIGRHPECDVILTVGAVSRHHAKIFKTEAGHFLEDLQSRNGTFVNGKLVTNTHHLEEGDRIRICEVELTFHLDSPPAFTPSSEMTFDGTQFGIMMVDDPVSSDDDSSSRIDIRRSGDTSRIAASAEAKLAALLKITRNLGQALSLDDVLPKVLATLFEIFSQADRGFVVLREADGSLAPRWVKTRGNQQEQMIRISRTIIHEAMTGGEPILSLDAANDDRFDAAASIADFRIRSMVCAPLLDSEGVAFGALQIDSSEGQGRFAENDVDLLAAVAAQAGIVIRNAQLHEQALAQREVEQDLKLSTEVQQAFLPQQPPEIAGYRLRSFYKAAHHIGGDYFDYIRLPGDRVGVVVADVVGHGVAAAMFMAKLSAETRFCLAGEPDVAKAIEVLNDRMSALQIERFVTFLLMVIDPIKDIVSIVNAGHMCPIVRKASDGSISEPGEEESGLPIAIDEGMDYEAVPLKMEVGDLALMYTDGINEAMNGEDEQFGTEAVREIVAAGEDADATLQRLVGAVASHVGSGPQDDDMCVVIIERVAVEQPLADRETNVELATNI, encoded by the coding sequence ATGGCCTTTCTTTCGTCCCGCAGCGAAGGCACCGTCGGACGCTATGATTTGTCCGACACTGCGATCATCGGTCGGCATCCGGAGTGTGACGTGATCCTCACGGTCGGGGCGGTCAGCCGGCACCATGCCAAGATTTTCAAGACCGAGGCGGGGCACTTTCTGGAAGATTTGCAGAGCCGCAACGGGACGTTCGTCAACGGCAAACTGGTGACCAACACCCATCATTTGGAAGAGGGTGACCGGATTCGCATTTGCGAAGTCGAGCTGACCTTTCACTTGGATTCGCCACCGGCCTTCACGCCCAGCTCCGAGATGACCTTCGATGGCACACAGTTCGGCATCATGATGGTCGATGACCCGGTCAGCAGCGACGATGATTCCAGTTCGCGGATCGACATCCGACGATCGGGCGATACGTCCCGGATCGCCGCTTCGGCCGAAGCCAAATTGGCGGCGTTGCTAAAAATCACTCGCAACTTGGGCCAAGCTCTGTCGCTGGACGACGTGTTGCCCAAAGTCCTGGCGACGCTGTTCGAAATTTTCAGTCAAGCCGACCGCGGATTTGTAGTCCTCCGCGAAGCCGATGGTTCGCTGGCCCCACGGTGGGTTAAAACGCGCGGCAACCAACAAGAACAGATGATCCGCATCAGTCGTACGATCATCCACGAAGCGATGACCGGCGGCGAACCGATTCTGTCGCTCGACGCGGCCAACGACGATCGTTTTGATGCCGCCGCCTCGATCGCTGATTTCCGCATTCGCTCGATGGTTTGCGCGCCGCTGCTGGACAGCGAAGGCGTCGCCTTCGGAGCCTTACAAATCGACTCCAGCGAAGGTCAGGGCCGGTTCGCGGAAAACGATGTCGACTTGCTGGCGGCCGTGGCGGCTCAGGCCGGGATCGTGATCCGTAACGCTCAACTGCACGAACAAGCCCTCGCGCAGCGGGAAGTCGAACAGGATCTGAAACTATCCACCGAAGTCCAGCAGGCGTTCTTGCCGCAGCAGCCCCCCGAGATCGCCGGCTACCGCTTGCGGAGTTTCTATAAAGCGGCTCATCACATCGGTGGCGATTACTTCGACTACATCCGGTTGCCCGGCGATCGTGTGGGCGTGGTCGTGGCCGATGTCGTCGGGCATGGCGTCGCGGCGGCGATGTTCATGGCTAAACTGTCCGCCGAAACACGTTTCTGCTTGGCCGGCGAACCGGACGTGGCCAAAGCCATTGAAGTCCTCAATGACCGCATGAGCGCTTTGCAGATCGAACGCTTTGTGACGTTCTTGTTAATGGTCATTGATCCGATCAAAGATATCGTCAGTATCGTCAATGCCGGCCACATGTGCCCGATCGTTCGCAAAGCCTCCGACGGTTCGATCAGCGAACCCGGCGAAGAAGAATCCGGACTTCCCATCGCCATCGACGAAGGCATGGATTACGAAGCCGTCCCGCTGAAAATGGAAGTCGGAGATTTGGCGTTAATGTATACCGACGGCATCAACGAAGCCATGAATGGCGAAGACGAACAGTTCGGAACCGAAGCGGTGCGGGAGATCGTGGCGGCCGGTGAAGATGCCGACGCCACCTTGCAACGACTGGTCGGAGCTGTGGCCTCGCACGTCGGCAGCGGCCCCCAGGACGACGACATGTGCGTGGTGATCATTGAACGCGTGGCCGTGGAACAACCGCTGGCCGATCGCGAAACCAATGTCGAGCTGGCCACCAACATCTGA
- a CDS encoding ATP-grasp domain-containing protein — MRMFAAEFVCGGGFSRRDLSDVPTPLRREGVAMLRALAEDLSELGEVVVPLDSRIQVKLPRNVIPVPINGSQPLWPQWVAAARDCESAIIVAPEQGGTLAQAVSMLRAGGLEPTMSSGDFLRVASDKWETARTFAVNRVPHPPTYVCSTLGEADRSAATRWVVKPRDGCGTERISVFDCFDKAAAALTEGAILQGWSPGTPVSVGLIVVGGQMTLLPAVAQAIDSDSCSYAGGQGPLSDDLQRRVTSLASCALAAMPPTAKGFVGLDLILADQPSGDCVIEVNPRLTTSYVGLRHMVEGNLAARIIGHGNGPLRCSAEVSSVRWAPDGQVWVNDSLVDE; from the coding sequence ATGCGCATGTTTGCTGCGGAATTCGTTTGCGGTGGAGGTTTCTCCCGGCGCGACCTGTCCGATGTTCCCACGCCCCTGCGGCGTGAAGGCGTCGCGATGTTACGAGCTCTCGCCGAAGACCTGTCGGAACTGGGCGAAGTGGTGGTGCCGTTGGATTCGCGGATCCAGGTCAAGCTGCCACGCAACGTGATCCCGGTGCCGATCAACGGCTCGCAACCGCTTTGGCCCCAGTGGGTGGCCGCGGCTCGCGATTGTGAGTCGGCCATCATCGTCGCGCCCGAACAGGGCGGTACCTTGGCTCAAGCGGTTTCGATGTTGCGCGCCGGTGGTTTGGAACCGACGATGTCCAGCGGCGATTTTCTGCGAGTCGCCAGCGACAAATGGGAAACCGCGCGGACCTTCGCCGTCAATCGCGTGCCCCATCCGCCGACCTATGTCTGCAGCACGTTGGGTGAAGCGGATCGGTCGGCGGCCACACGTTGGGTGGTTAAGCCGCGCGATGGCTGTGGCACCGAACGTATCTCGGTGTTCGACTGCTTCGACAAAGCCGCGGCCGCGTTGACCGAAGGCGCGATCCTGCAAGGCTGGTCGCCGGGCACGCCGGTTTCGGTGGGCTTGATCGTCGTGGGCGGGCAGATGACTCTGCTGCCGGCGGTGGCCCAAGCGATCGATTCGGACTCCTGCAGTTATGCAGGCGGTCAGGGGCCTTTGTCCGATGATCTGCAGCGTCGCGTCACCTCGTTGGCGTCCTGTGCTCTGGCTGCCATGCCACCCACCGCCAAAGGTTTTGTGGGGTTGGATCTGATTCTGGCCGACCAACCCAGCGGCGACTGTGTGATTGAAGTCAATCCGCGGTTAACCACGTCGTATGTCGGACTGCGGCACATGGTCGAAGGCAATCTGGCTGCCAGGATCATCGGCCACGGCAACGGACCGCTACGTTGCTCCGCCGAAGTGTCCAGTGTCCGCTGGGCACCCGATGGTCAGGTGTGGGTGAACGATTCGCTGGTCGATGAGTGA